A window of the Pogona vitticeps strain Pit_001003342236 chromosome 4, PviZW2.1, whole genome shotgun sequence genome harbors these coding sequences:
- the PLK3 gene encoding serine/threonine-protein kinase PLK3 codes for MEPACFLSAHPFHDNGMASDLYKPPPPPIASPSSDRMEPSKAAEPTRIISDPVTGRSYSRGRLLGKGGFARCYEVTDLSSNKTYAVKVIPHSRVAKPHQREKIINEIDLHRDLHHKHIVKFSHHFEDSDNIYIFLEHCSRKSLAHIWKARHTLLEPEVRYYLKQIISALKYLHLKGILHRDLKLGNFFINENMELKVGDFGLAARQEPADQRKKTICGTPNYLAPEVLLRQGHGPESDVWSLGCVMYTLLCGNPPFETSDLKETYKCIKHVTYTLPAFLSISAKNLLVGILKRNPQERFTLEEILDHEFFTKGFTPDKLPPSSCVMVPELNPPNPAKTLFVKVTKTLFGKRKSKVKKVPSEEKDDISKLVTGLVKTSICRQLSHKTVEGNEVTLLSGQSPSSSPVETVAEEGSQKSISRSIRGTMASSCEAFEDCAIASGIVESAIGLLKNCLSVMPPAERNPASLACHEHFVWVSKWVDYSNKYGFGYQLSDRSIGVLFNDGTHMTLSANWKKVRYNLTNSKHFSFPASAVPEQLQGQMGVLQYFASYMEQHLMKGGDLPSIDETGQVPLLLLQWVKTNQALLMLFSNGTLQVNFYNDHTKVIFSKPDHACLLTYINRDRNSYTYKLSSIAELGCSPELQRRLKYILKLLQQRTDA; via the exons ATGGAGCCGGCTTGTTTTCTGTCGGCTCATCCATTCCACGACAACGGTATGGCCTCGGATCTGTacaagccgccgccgccgccgatcGCTTCACCCTCCTCCGACCGGATGGAGCCGTCTAAAGCGGCCGAACCCACCCGGATCATCAGCGATCCCGTCACGGGGAGGTCTTACAGCAGAGGTCGGCTGCTCGGCAAG GGGGGATTTGCAAGATGCTATGAAGTAACAGATCTCTCAAGCAACAAGACATATGCTGTCAAAGTCATTCCTCACAGCAGAGTGGCTAAGCCACATCAACGGGAGAAG ATCATCAATGAAATTGATCTGCACAGAGACCTGCACCATAAACACATTGTGAAGTTCTCACATCATTTTGAAGATTCAGATAACATCTATATCTTCCTTGAACACTGCAGTAGAAAA TCCTTGGCACACATCTGGAAAGCTCGACACACCcttctggagccagaggttcgatATTACCTCAAACAAATAATCTCTGCCTTGAAATATCTTCACCTCAAAGGCATCCTCCACAGGGATCTCAAACTGG GTAACTTTTTCATCAATGAAAACATGGAACTAAAAGTTGGAGATTTTGGTTTGGCTGCCCGGCAAGAACCTGCAGACCAGAGGAAAAA gactaTTTGTGGTACTCCTAACTACCTTGCCCCAGAAGTGCTATTGCGACAAGGACATGGGCCAGAGTCGGATGTATGGTCATTGGGCTGTGTCAT GTACACACtgttatgtggaaatcctcctTTTGAGACTTCTGACCTCAAAGAGACCTACAAGTGTATCAAGCATGTCACATACACACTCCCAGCATTCCTTTCTATATCGGCCAAGAACCTTCTTGTGGGCATTTTGAAACGCAACCCACAGGAACGCTTCACACTTGAGGAAATCTTGGACCATGAGTTTTTCACCAAA GGATTTACACCTGATAAGCTCCCACCCAGCAGCTGTGTGATGGTGCCAGAATTGAATCCTCCCAATCCTGCCAAAACTCTGTTTGTAAAAGTCACAAAGACACTATTTGGGAAGAGGAAGTCAAAAG TTAAGAAAGTTCCTTCTGAAGAGAAAGATGACATCTCCAAATTGGTAACAGGCCTTGTGAAGACCTCTATCTGTAGGCAATTGAGCCACAAAACTGTAGAAGGAAATGAG GTCACTCTGCTAAGTGGTCAGAGTCCCAGTTCTAGCCCAGTAGAGACTGTAGCGGAAGAGGGCTCGCAGAAGTCTATCTCCAGGTCCATTCGTGGGACAATGGCTAGTAGCTGTGAAG CATTTGAAGATTGTGCAATAGCATCGGGCATTGTTGAGTCTGCAATTGGGCTCCTGAAGAATTGTCTCTCTGTCATGCCACCAG CTGAGAGGAATCCTGCTTCTCTAGCCTGCCACGAGCATTTTGTTTGGGTGAGCAAGTGGGTGGACTACTCCAACAAATATGGCTTTGGCTACCAGCTGTCTGACCGTAGCATTGGTGTCCTCTTCAATGATGGAACTCACATGACCCTTTCTGCCAACTGGAA GAAAGTACGTTACAACCTGACAAATAGTAAGCATTTCTCCTTCCCGGCTTCAGCAGTTCCTGAACAGCTGCAGGGACAGATGGGTGTCCTGCAGTACTTTGCCTCCTACATGGAACAGCATCTTATGAAA GGAGGAGACTTACCCAGCATAGATGAGACTGGACAGGTGCCACTGCTGCTTCTACAGTGGGTAAAGACGAACCAAGCCTTATTGATGCTCTTCAGCAATGGAACCTTGCAG GTGAATTTCTACAATGATCACACCAAGGTGATTTTCAGCAAACCTGACCATGCGTGCCTCCTTACCTACATAAACCGTGACAGGAATTCCTATACTTACAAGCTCAGCAGCATTGCAGAACTGGGCTGCTCTCCAGAGCTGCAGCGTCGGCTCAAGTACATCCTCAAACTTCTACAACAGCGAACAGATGCTTAA